GGCTGCGGTGAAGAACGCCATCTGTGGTACTCCGCTTGGCTTGAGCTTTTATATAGGAGAGATGCGTGTGTCGGGTGGAGCTGGTGCGTTTGTCACGTTTGCGTCTGGTCGATGATAGTCAGCATAACGTGACAGTGGGCAATGCGATTCGCACTGCGTGAATTACTAACGCTTTTGGTGTGTGTGCCGTCACATTTGTTCGGCTTGGGTGTACGTCGGTGCGGTTTCTGCCCAGGCAGGCTCCGCCGCGCTTTTGTGCACTTGCTGCGCAGCTTAACGACAGGGGGGCTGAATCTGCTTGCGATGCTGCGACATATTCGGACATCGGGTTGCAGGCGAGGTGTTTCGCTGGGTCTGTGTCGTGAAGATCAGGAGCTTCGGCCTAACGGCCTTGGGTTTCGCCTTCGGCGAGTTACTTGGAAAAGCACCCCAAGTAACCAAGGGTGCTTGCTCTCGGTTGGGCCCCTCCTTCGTCGGGGTTCCTTCACTCCGGCCTCGCTCCGTGGGCCCGCTGCCATCCGCCATCCATGGCGGGGGCAGCTCTCGCCGCATCCATGCGGCTCGGCCCACTCCACGAGACCTCCGTTCAGCCTGCACCAAAGTCGCGTTTGGCGGTGCCTGGACGTTTTGCGTACGAAAATCAAAAGCAGATCAAAAGCGCTCTTGAAGCAGATCAACAGCTTCCCGGCTGAAGCCGGTCCTACAGTCAGCGCCAATGTCACTGACTGCACGCGCTGCTGTTAGTGGGACTGGCTTTAGCCGGGAAGAGGCCGGCCCAGTCGCCCTCAACTCTGCGCTTGATCGTTCCCACGCTCCGCGTGGGTATGCATCCTGTGACGCTCCGCGTCACCTGAAGCCGGTACCACTGACTGCACGCGGTTGTTTTAGTGGGACCGGCTTTAGCCGGGAAGTGGCCGGTGTGGACACACTCAAAATCGTAGGAGCCGGCTTGCTGGCGAACGCGTCGGGTCAGGCGCCACTCGGTAATCTGGCCGGCGAACAAACGCAATCTTCAGCAAATCTCGTGCAGGACTGGCAAAATCCCACCTGCCCTGAACCACGACAGAGAAATAGCCGCCATGCTCATGACCACCGACAGCTTCATCTACAACCCATGCGACGAAGAAGAAGACGACATGGCGCTGGCATGCTGTCATGGCAGCAGCACCGGTGATTTGTTCTTGCTCGCGCGCTTTCCCGACGAGGATGAGGTCGATATTACCTTTCGTGACGACACTATCCACGTCGAAGACAACATCACCGTCACGCTCAGCGCCACTCGGCTAGTGGTGGAAATCGACGCCAGCGATGCCAAACCCCTGGGCGGCGACACGGCCTACGACATCACCCACAGCACCCCCGCCAATGAACTGGCCGAGCTGGACGCCACGCTGCGAATCATCCTCAAGGACGTCGGCACCTACGTCAGCCAGATCAACTGAGAGCCTGTCAACTACGGGCGCCCAGTGACACAAATGTAAGACAGTTCTTGTTTTTGCCCAGTCCCTGGCTGAAAAGCCGAAAAAAGCCATCGGCCGATTAGTCGGCGCCCTTGCGATGGATTAAAGTAACGCCCCCAGCTTCGGCGCCACCTGGCGCTGCTGCCTCTCCTGCCAGGAACTGTCATCGATGGAACATCGTGAAGCGTTGATCGCGCTGCGAACCTTTCTCTCCACCCAGATCCTCGGGCAGGAGAAACTGGTTGAGCGCCTGCTGATCGCGCTGTTGGCCGACGGCCACATGCTGGTCGAAGGCGCACCGGGTCTGGCCAAGACCAAGGCGATCAAAGAGCTGGCCGAAGGCATCGAAGCCCAGTTTCACCGCATCCAGTTCACCCCCGACCTGCTGCCCGCCGACATCACCGGTACCGAAATCTATCGCCCTGAGACCGGCAGCTTCGTGTTCCAGCAAGGCCCCATCTTCCATAACCTGGTGCTGGCGGACGAGATCAATCGCGCGCCGGCCAAGGTGCAATCGGCGCTGCTGGAAGCCATGGCCGAGCGCCAGGTCAGCGTCGGGCGCAGCACTTACGACCTGTCGCCGCTGTTTCTGGTGATGGCGACACAAAACCCTATCGAGCAGGAAGGCACCTACCCGTTGCCAGAGGCTCAGCTCGACCGCTTCCTCATGCACGTCAAGATCGGCTTTCCTGACGCAACCGTCGAACGCAAGATTCTCCAGCAGGCCCGTGGTGAAGCACTCAACGGCGAAACCAAGCCGGAGCGCCGGGTTAGCCAGCAGGCTATCTTCGCTGCACGCAAGGAAATTCTCGGCCTGTACATGGCCGATGCGGTGGAGGAATACCTTGTGCAGCTGGTGATGGCGACCCGTACGCCGGCCAAGTTCGACGCCGAACTGGCCGAGTGGATCGGCTATGGCGCCAGCCCGCGGGGTTCGATTTCACTCGACCGCTGCGCCCGCGCCCATGCCTGGCTGGCAGGACGCGACTTCGTGAGTCCCGAAGACATCCAGGCGATGGTCTTCGACGTCCTGCGCCACCGCATCATCCTGTCGTTTGAAGCAGAGGCGGCGGGCATCGACCAGGACCGTGTGATCCAGCGCATCCTCGACGTCGTGGCCGTCGCCTGACCCCATGCAACCCTACCTGATCTCCCAACCGGGCATCCGCATCAGCCTTGCCGAGCTGATCGAGATGCGGCATCGCGTGCGTGAAGTGCAGTTGTTTTCGACCCCCAGCCAGCGCAGCCCGCTGATTGGTCTGCACCACTCCAAACTGCGCGGGCGCGGCGTCGACTTCGATCAGGTCAGGGTGTACCAGGCGGGCGACGACGTCAGGACCATCGACTGGCGCGTCACCGCACGCACGCAGGAGCCCCACACCAAACTGTTCCATGAAGAACGCGAGCGGCCGATCTTCATCATGGTCGAACAGAGCCGGCGTTTGTTTTTCGGCTCCGGGCTGATGTTCAAATCGGTGCTCGCCGCGCAGGCCGCGGCGCTGGTGGGATGGGCCGCGCTGGGGCACAACGATCGCGTCGGCGGGCTGGTGTTCGGTGACAACGAGCACTACGAAATCAAACCCCGACGCAGCAAGCAAAGCCTGCTGCAGCTGCTGAACCGGCTGGTGCGGGTCAATCAATCGCTGCACACCGAGGCCGCTGCCGACCGCGACACGTTCGGGGTAGCGTTGCGCCGCGCGCGTGAGGTCATGCGCCCGGGCAGCCTGGCGATCATCCTTTGCGACGAGCGCGCGCTGACCGATTCCGCCGAGCAGCAGTTGGCCTTGCTGTCGCGCCACTGCGACCTGCTGCTGTTGCCGCTGTCCGATCCGCTGGATCATGCGTTGCCGGCCGCCGGCCTGTTGCGCTTTGCCGACCGGGGCGCACACCTGGAACTCGACACCCTTAATGCCGATTTGCGCCAAAGCTACCGTGCCCAGGGCGAAGCGCGTCAGGCGCGCTGGGAACTGCTCGCGCAGAAGCTGCGGGTGCTGATGATGCCGCTGAGCACTCAGCGCGAGATGGTTGAGCAACTGCGCGAATACCTTAACGGTCAACGTCCGGTGAAACAGCCATGAGTGCGCTGGACCAATTGCAGCCGCTGATTCTGCCGGAGCCGATTAGCGCCTGGCCGCCTGCACCCGGCTGGTGGTTGCTGCTGATTTTGCTGCCGGCACTGGCCTATGGTCTGTGGCGCGCACGCACGCTGCTGCCAAAAAAAGCCCCGCGCGAGAACGTTGAAGCGCTGGATCCGCTGCGCCAGGCCGCCCTGGTCGAACTCGCGCAGATGCCCAAACCTTACGACGGTGCGCCAGCCGGTGCCTGGCTGCAGCAGATCAACGGTCTGCTCAAGCGCTTGTGCCGCAATCATTACCCCTACAGCCAGAGCCACACGCTCAACGGACGCAAATGGCTGGCCTTTCTCGATAACCGCTGCCCGGCTGCCGGCCTGACACGCTGGATGATTCTCGTCGAAGGCGCCTACAAGCCTGAGTGCAAGCTGGACGACAAGGCCATCAACGGCCTGACTCTGTCGGTCGAGACCTGGATTCGCAAGCATGTTTGAGTTCGCCTGGCCGTGGCTTTTCCTCCTGCTGCCGCTGCCGTGGGTGATGCGCCTGTTGCTGCCCCCCGCAGACAGTGGCGAAGCTGCTTTGAAGGTCAGCTTTCTTCAGGAGCTGGAAGGTCTCGCCGGCCGCCGTGCGCGAGCACATCTGCCGGGCTGGCGACGGCAGCTTCCGTTTATTGCTATCTGGCTCCTGCTGCTGATGGCCGCCGCCCGCCCGCAATGGCTGGGGGAGCCTTTGCCGGTGGCTGCCAGTGGCCGCGACCTGTTGGTCGCCGTGGACGTATCGGGTTCGATGGATTACCCGGACATGATGTGGAAAAACGACGAGGTCAGCCGCCTGGCGCTGGTAAAGACGCTGCTGGGGGATTTTCTTGAGCACCGCCAGGGCGATCGCATCGGCCTGATTCTGTTCGGCAGCCAGGCCTATCTGCAGGCGCCGCTGACCTTCGACCGCAAAACCGTACGCGTCTGGCTGGACGAAGCGCGGATCGGCATCGCCGGCAAGAACACCGCCATCGGCGATGCAATCGGCCTGGCCCTGAAACGCCTGCGCCAACGCCCGGCCCAGAGTCGCGTTCTGATCCTGGTCACTGATGGCGCCAACAACGCGGGCCAGATCGACCCGAGAACCGCTGCGCGTCTGGCGGCCAGCGAGGGCGTGAAGATCTACCCGATTGGTATCGGCGCCGATCCTGACAAGGGCGCGACCAGCATTCTGGGCCTCAACCCGAGCCTCGACCTGGACGAGCCGGCCCTGCGGGAAATCGCCGCTGTCAGCGGCGGGCAGTACTTCCGGGCGCGCAACGGCGTCGAACTGGCCGGTATAGGCAAGGCGCTGGACCGGCTGGAGCCTGTCGCGCAACAACCGACCCAGGCGCGCCCTGCCCACTCGCTGTATCACTGGCCGCTGGCAATGGCGCTGCTGCTGAGCCTTTTGCTGGTGATCCAGGAACGCTGGCCGAACAACGCGCTGTATCGCTTGTTTGCCTTCGCCCCGGTGTTTGCGCAGGTCGCGCGCTGGCGTCAACGCGTGCAGCGCCTGCTGAGGCGCCCATGATGGAATTTCTCGCCAGTCTCTGGCCTCACTGGCTGCGCCCCGGCTGGCTACTGCTGCTGCCGCTGCTCGGCTGGCTGTTGTGGCGATTGTGGAATCGGCAAAAGCGCGTGGGCCGTTGGCAGATGATTTTGCCCAGCGCTTTCCACTCGGCGCTGCTCAGTGGCGGTGGCGGCCGAGAAAGCAAGCTGCCATGGATCGTGCTGGGGATTGGCTGGTTATTGGCGGTGTTGGCCTTGCTGGGTCCCAGCTGGCAGCGGGTCGAGCAAAACAGCCAACGGCCGGTCGACCCGCTGGTGGTCATGCTTGAGCTGACTCCGGAAATGCTCGCGGCCGACAGCCCGCCTACGCGCCTGGAGCAGGCGCGTCGCAAGCTTCTCGACCTGCTGCAAGCGCGCAGCGACTCACAGACCGCGATCATCGTCTACGCCGGCAGCGCCCATACGCTGGTGCCACTGTCCGACGATCTGGCGACCAGTAAAAATCTGCTTGATGCAATCAGGCCGTCGATCATGCCCGAGGCCGGTCAGCGCGCAGACCTGGCCGTGCGCAAGGCGCTTGACCTGCTTGAACAGGGCGACCTCGGTCAGGGGCGTTTGCTGTGGATTGGTTCATCCCTCAGCGAGGCCGAGCGTCAGGGTATCCGCGCGGCCATGACCGGCCGCGACGCGCCTGCGTTACTGATGCTGGGTGTCGGCACTGCGGAAGGCGCACCGGTCACCCAGGAGAAAGGCGGCTTTCTGAAAGACGCTCAGGGCGGCATTCTGGTACCGCGTCTTGACGGGCCGGTACTGAAAGACTTCGCCGACAGCATGGCCGGCCGCTACACCGCCCTGCGCCTGGACAATCAGGATCTGAACGACCTCGGGCTGCTCGACGGCCCGAAAAGTCTCATCAGTGAGGGCCAGAAAGTGCGGCTCGACCGCTGGGCCGATCAGGGTTATTGGCTGCTGCTGCCGCTGTTGCTGCTGGCCGGCTGTGCCGGAAGACGCGGCTGGCTGTTGTGCCTGCCCTTGTTGTTGATGACCGTGCCTCAAGCCAGCTATGCCTTTGATTTCCAGGACCTGTGGCGCCGGCCGGACCAACAGGGTGAGCGCCTGCTCAGACGCCATCACCCGGCAGAAGCCGCGCGACATTTCCAGGACCCGCGCTGGCAAGGCGTTGCGCTCTACCAGGCGGGAGATTACGCAGGCGCCGCCCAGCGCTTTGCCCAAGGCAGCGGCGCCGTCGACCATTACAATCGCGGCAATGCGCTGGCCCGCAGCGGTGAGCTCGAAGGCGCCATCGACGCTTACGCACAGGCGCTGGATCGTCAGCCGGACTTTCCGGCAGCGTTGGCCAACAAGGCATTGGTGGAACAAGTGCTGGAGCTGAACAAAACGGCGAACCCGTCGGAAACCGAGACCAAGGCCGAGACTGACGAGAACGGCAATAACGCGCGCCAGGGCAGTGCCGGGGATTCATCGTCGAGCGCGTCGTCAGCACCACGCGACCCGGATGAAAACCGCCCGCCGGAGGCTGAGCAAAATGCTGCCGACCAGGAGGCTTCCGGTGCGGGTGGCGACGCCGACGGTCCGGCCCGCGCCGCTGGCAGGCCCGCCGAAGGGCAGGTTGATGGCGAACAGAAACAGGCGCTTGAACAGTGGCTGAGGCAGATTCCCGACGAACCCGGTGAACTGCTGCGGCGCAAATTCTGGTACGAACAACAGCAGCATCAGGAAAAGACCCGATGAGTCGTCTGCACAGGTGGTTGATCGCAGGGATGTTATGCCTGTGCGCAGGGCTGGCCCAGGCCGACAGCGCTGGCTCGACGCTGCTTTCAAGCGTCGACCGCACGCGCGTCAACACCGGCGAGACCGTCGAACTGACCCTTGAAACCGACGACGCCACGGTCTTCGGCAGGCCCGACATGAGCGGGCTCGACGCTGACTTCGAAGTGCGCGACACGCGTCAGCTCAACAGCCTCACCACGCTGGAAGGCAATGTCCACGCCACCACGCGCTGGCTGATTACGTTGATGCCGCGCCACAGCGGATCGATTGAAATCCCGCCGCTGAAGCTGGGGGAAATGACCAGCCAGCCGATTGTGCTGCAGGTGGTCGATGTCGGTCCGGCGGCGCAGGGCCAGGCGCAAAAACTCGACCCGGTATTCATGGAGGCGAGCCTGGACCAGGACAGTGTGTACGTTCAGGCCCAGGCACTGCTGACCGTGCGAATCTATCACTCGGTGTCGCTGTTCGACGACAGTAGCCTGACACCGCTGCAAGTGCCGGATGCGCGCGTTGAAAAGCTCGGCGACACGCGCACCTACGAGAAGCAGATCAACGGCATTCGCCACGGCGTCATCGAGATGCGCTACGCGCTGTACCCGCAGCACAGCGGCGACCTGACCATACCGGCGCAAGCGTTCAGCGCGACGCTGGTTCAGGACACCACCGATGCGACCGCAGCGGCGGCCATGGGGCCGGGAGCGGTTGCAAGCGGGCCGAAACCCGGTCGATTGATGCACGTCACGTCGCTGCCGTTGACGCTTAACGTCAGGCCGCAACCGGCGCACTACCCCACTGACGTGCCGTGGCTGCCCGCGCGCAGCGTCAGCCTCAGCGAAAGCTGGAGCCCGGAGCCGGCCCATAGCCAGGTCGGTGATTCCCTCACCCGCACCTTGCAACTCAAGGCCGAAGGCCTTTCGAGCGCGCAGTTACCGCCGCTTCCGGCCACCGACGTCAGTGCGTTGCGGCGCTACCCGGACCAGCCGCAGTTGAGCAATCAGCCCGGTGAGCGAGGCTTGACCGGCGTGCGCGAGGAGCGCGAGGCCCTAGTGCCCAATCGTCCCGGTGCCATCGACATTCCAGCGGTGGATCTGGTCTGGTGGAACACGCAGGAAGATCATCTGGAGCACAGCGCCCTGCCCGCCCGCACATTGCAAGTGAGCATCAACCCCGCACTTGCGGTGGACACGCCGGTAAGCGACAACAACGTCACCGTGATCGGCCCGCCGGTCTGGCCGTGGCAGCTCAGCACGGTGCTGCTGAGCTTTACCACGCTGCTGGGCTTTGGCCTGTGGTGGCGTGGGCGCTGGCAGCCGGCCCTGGCGCGGGTCGCGCAAACAGGCCCGAGTCCGCGTACAGTGCTCGACGACCTGAAACGCGCGAGCCTGGCCAACGACCCGCATGCTACCCGCCAGGCACTCGATGCCTGGGCGCGTCAGCAGCCCGAAACCCTGGCCGACATGGCCGCACGCTTCGTGCCGCTGTCCAATGCGCTGGACGGGCTGAACGGTGCGCTTTATAGCGAGACCGAAAAACTGTGGCTGGGTGAAGACCTCTGGCGCGCTGTCAAAGCGCTGCCCGCCATCGAAAAAACCCAGGACCCGGGCGGAGGCGACAGCTTGCCGCCGCTGTATCCGAAATAATTTCACCGATCAGCGCGTCCCACCGTGGGAGCGCGCTTGCCCATGAACAGGGTGTCGGGTCGCGAACCTGGCACAGACCCACCGCCATCGCGGGCAAGCGCGTTTCCACAGGATGTGTTGATCGTTAAACCAAGGTACCCCCATGCGTCTGTTCCACACCTCCGACTGGCATCTTGGCCAGAACCTTCACGGTCAGGAGCGAGATTTCGAACATGCCGGTTTCCTCAACTGGCTGCTGGCCCGCCTGGCCGAACGCAAGCCGGATGTCCTGCTGATTGCCGGCGACATCTTCGACACGGTCAATCCGCCGGTCAAATCCCAGGAGCGCCTTTACGACTTCATCGTCAGCGCCCACGAGCAGAACCCCCAGGTGACCATCGTGATGATCGCCGGCAACCACGACTCCGGCTCGCGCATCGAGTTACCCGCGCCGCTGATGCGACGCCTGCGCACCCACGCGCTGGGCCGTGTGCTCTGGCTCGACGATGGCGTGCTGGACGTCGATCGCTTGCTGCTGCCACTGACCAACGCCAAGGGCAAAGTGCTGGGCTGGTGCCTGGCGCTGCCCTTTCTGCGCCCGGCCGAAGTAACGGGTGCCGCCTTGGGCGACAACTACCTGCGCGGCATTGGTCAGGTCCACGAGATGCTGATCGCCGCAGCGAATCAACGGCGCAAGAAAGGCCAGGCACTGATCGCCATCAGCCACGCGCACATGGCTGGCGGCTCGGTGTCGGAAGACTCCGAGCGCAGCCTGATCATCGGTAACGCCGAAGCCCTGCCCGCCAGCCTGTTTGGCGAGAGCATCACCTACGTCGCCCTGGGGCATCTGCACAAGCCGCAGCGCGTCAACGGCGAGGACCGGATTCGCTACAGCGGGTCGCCCATTCCGCTGTCCTTTTCGGAAATTGGCTACCAGCACCAGATCCTCGAAATCGAATGCGAAGGCGACAAGCTCGTCAGCGTCAAACCGCTGCTGATCCCGCGCGCGGTGAACCTGCAACGCATAGGCCCGGCGCCGCTGGCCGAGCTCTTGTTGCAACTGCGTGACCTTCCGGACATAGACCTCCTGGCGGACGTCGACCGTCAGCCGTGGCTTGAAGTCCGCGTACGCCTTGACGAGCCGCAACCCGACCTGCGCAACCAGATCGAGGCTGCGCTGGAAAACAAGGCCGTGCGGCTGGTGCGCATCGCTGCCGAATACGCCGGCAAGGGCGGTCGCGATGAAGACGCCCGGCAGGACCTGATCGAACTCGACCAACTGAGCCCACAGGAGCTGTTCAGCCGCGCCTGGCAGGACAGCTACGGCAGCGAGGTCGACGAACAGACCCTCCAGGATTTCGCCACCCTTCTTCAAGACGTGCAGCTGGAGAGCGAACAACCATGAAAATCCTCGCCATCCGCCTGAAAAACCTGGCTTCGCTGGCCGGCCCGTTCGAGCTGGATTTCACCGCCGAACCCCTTGCCAGCGCTGGCCTGTTTGCCATTACCGGCCCCACCGGCGCGGGCAAGAGCACGTTGCTGGATGCCCTGTGCCTGGCGCTGTTCGGCGCGATTCCCCGACTAAACAACATCGGCCAGTCTCGTGTGCCGGAGATCGATGGCGACATCAGCACCAACGACCCGCGCAACCTGCTGCGTCGCGGCACCGGCAGCGGTTACGCCGAGGTGGACTTCGTCGGCATCGACAAGCGCCGTTACCGCGCACGCTGGGAAGCCAACCGCGCTCGCGACAACGCCACGAAAAAGCTCCAGGCGAGCCGCCAGACGCTGATCGATCTGGACAGCGAGCAGATTCTCAGCACGCAGAACAAGACCGAGTACAAAACCCTGCTCGAAGCGCGGCTGGGCCTGAACTTCGAGCAGTTCACCCGCGCCGTGATGCTGGCGCAGAGTGAGTTCAGCGCCTTCC
The nucleotide sequence above comes from Pseudomonas lutea. Encoded proteins:
- a CDS encoding AAA family ATPase; protein product: MEHREALIALRTFLSTQILGQEKLVERLLIALLADGHMLVEGAPGLAKTKAIKELAEGIEAQFHRIQFTPDLLPADITGTEIYRPETGSFVFQQGPIFHNLVLADEINRAPAKVQSALLEAMAERQVSVGRSTYDLSPLFLVMATQNPIEQEGTYPLPEAQLDRFLMHVKIGFPDATVERKILQQARGEALNGETKPERRVSQQAIFAARKEILGLYMADAVEEYLVQLVMATRTPAKFDAELAEWIGYGASPRGSISLDRCARAHAWLAGRDFVSPEDIQAMVFDVLRHRIILSFEAEAAGIDQDRVIQRILDVVAVA
- a CDS encoding DUF58 domain-containing protein produces the protein MQPYLISQPGIRISLAELIEMRHRVREVQLFSTPSQRSPLIGLHHSKLRGRGVDFDQVRVYQAGDDVRTIDWRVTARTQEPHTKLFHEERERPIFIMVEQSRRLFFGSGLMFKSVLAAQAAALVGWAALGHNDRVGGLVFGDNEHYEIKPRRSKQSLLQLLNRLVRVNQSLHTEAAADRDTFGVALRRAREVMRPGSLAIILCDERALTDSAEQQLALLSRHCDLLLLPLSDPLDHALPAAGLLRFADRGAHLELDTLNADLRQSYRAQGEARQARWELLAQKLRVLMMPLSTQREMVEQLREYLNGQRPVKQP
- a CDS encoding DUF4381 domain-containing protein, which codes for MSALDQLQPLILPEPISAWPPAPGWWLLLILLPALAYGLWRARTLLPKKAPRENVEALDPLRQAALVELAQMPKPYDGAPAGAWLQQINGLLKRLCRNHYPYSQSHTLNGRKWLAFLDNRCPAAGLTRWMILVEGAYKPECKLDDKAINGLTLSVETWIRKHV
- a CDS encoding vWA domain-containing protein, whose protein sequence is MFEFAWPWLFLLLPLPWVMRLLLPPADSGEAALKVSFLQELEGLAGRRARAHLPGWRRQLPFIAIWLLLLMAAARPQWLGEPLPVAASGRDLLVAVDVSGSMDYPDMMWKNDEVSRLALVKTLLGDFLEHRQGDRIGLILFGSQAYLQAPLTFDRKTVRVWLDEARIGIAGKNTAIGDAIGLALKRLRQRPAQSRVLILVTDGANNAGQIDPRTAARLAASEGVKIYPIGIGADPDKGATSILGLNPSLDLDEPALREIAAVSGGQYFRARNGVELAGIGKALDRLEPVAQQPTQARPAHSLYHWPLAMALLLSLLLVIQERWPNNALYRLFAFAPVFAQVARWRQRVQRLLRRP
- a CDS encoding VWA domain-containing protein → MEFLASLWPHWLRPGWLLLLPLLGWLLWRLWNRQKRVGRWQMILPSAFHSALLSGGGGRESKLPWIVLGIGWLLAVLALLGPSWQRVEQNSQRPVDPLVVMLELTPEMLAADSPPTRLEQARRKLLDLLQARSDSQTAIIVYAGSAHTLVPLSDDLATSKNLLDAIRPSIMPEAGQRADLAVRKALDLLEQGDLGQGRLLWIGSSLSEAERQGIRAAMTGRDAPALLMLGVGTAEGAPVTQEKGGFLKDAQGGILVPRLDGPVLKDFADSMAGRYTALRLDNQDLNDLGLLDGPKSLISEGQKVRLDRWADQGYWLLLPLLLLAGCAGRRGWLLCLPLLLMTVPQASYAFDFQDLWRRPDQQGERLLRRHHPAEAARHFQDPRWQGVALYQAGDYAGAAQRFAQGSGAVDHYNRGNALARSGELEGAIDAYAQALDRQPDFPAALANKALVEQVLELNKTANPSETETKAETDENGNNARQGSAGDSSSSASSAPRDPDENRPPEAEQNAADQEASGAGGDADGPARAAGRPAEGQVDGEQKQALEQWLRQIPDEPGELLRRKFWYEQQQHQEKTR
- a CDS encoding BatD family protein is translated as MSRLHRWLIAGMLCLCAGLAQADSAGSTLLSSVDRTRVNTGETVELTLETDDATVFGRPDMSGLDADFEVRDTRQLNSLTTLEGNVHATTRWLITLMPRHSGSIEIPPLKLGEMTSQPIVLQVVDVGPAAQGQAQKLDPVFMEASLDQDSVYVQAQALLTVRIYHSVSLFDDSSLTPLQVPDARVEKLGDTRTYEKQINGIRHGVIEMRYALYPQHSGDLTIPAQAFSATLVQDTTDATAAAAMGPGAVASGPKPGRLMHVTSLPLTLNVRPQPAHYPTDVPWLPARSVSLSESWSPEPAHSQVGDSLTRTLQLKAEGLSSAQLPPLPATDVSALRRYPDQPQLSNQPGERGLTGVREEREALVPNRPGAIDIPAVDLVWWNTQEDHLEHSALPARTLQVSINPALAVDTPVSDNNVTVIGPPVWPWQLSTVLLSFTTLLGFGLWWRGRWQPALARVAQTGPSPRTVLDDLKRASLANDPHATRQALDAWARQQPETLADMAARFVPLSNALDGLNGALYSETEKLWLGEDLWRAVKALPAIEKTQDPGGGDSLPPLYPK
- a CDS encoding exonuclease SbcCD subunit D C-terminal domain-containing protein: MRLFHTSDWHLGQNLHGQERDFEHAGFLNWLLARLAERKPDVLLIAGDIFDTVNPPVKSQERLYDFIVSAHEQNPQVTIVMIAGNHDSGSRIELPAPLMRRLRTHALGRVLWLDDGVLDVDRLLLPLTNAKGKVLGWCLALPFLRPAEVTGAALGDNYLRGIGQVHEMLIAAANQRRKKGQALIAISHAHMAGGSVSEDSERSLIIGNAEALPASLFGESITYVALGHLHKPQRVNGEDRIRYSGSPIPLSFSEIGYQHQILEIECEGDKLVSVKPLLIPRAVNLQRIGPAPLAELLLQLRDLPDIDLLADVDRQPWLEVRVRLDEPQPDLRNQIEAALENKAVRLVRIAAEYAGKGGRDEDARQDLIELDQLSPQELFSRAWQDSYGSEVDEQTLQDFATLLQDVQLESEQP